In Alosa alosa isolate M-15738 ecotype Scorff River chromosome 19, AALO_Geno_1.1, whole genome shotgun sequence, a genomic segment contains:
- the lrrc9 gene encoding leucine-rich repeat-containing protein 9, giving the protein MTLIEKQRQIGDEEVIKELCSANGLSCEKVCQDGSGISSLEVFFSGYPRMVGLSFFPRLSKLVIMGQSVTHIQGLEHCPLLKELWVAECQLKEISRLHNCLQLQKLYLYDNRISEIANLELLVNLEILWLNSNLITKIEGLETLEKLKELNLAENAIERIGHSLDPNINLQNLNLSGNQISSFKELTPLAALGQLKELGLQDPQSGPNPVCLLYNYATHLLYHLPQLQRLDTHRISSKQIKDTAESTVLKKMMYYSMRVRLVQRQLDETQARLLEQRNGRLQLPWDRIHMLTCTLKTLELELSEMQATGRRSARTWEEVASPATEGSGDPGDTLSELSRDPGQEQRLLGKLDAIRERLRLWNQRMEEVEAQHRREVKLATDRKEMTEHFLVLELETVGNIRFEEGSTSDTWFTSCYDLLLSRFCAWDYSKYGVTGIKVKHIIRVHNRALRLRFENKLHSLLASKDSQLFSQNYKRGLDYLFYVPDPEHAPEENEILHILENGFKTADHYKTLGRERAVPLSNSLSGCEHLRMNAIRRQSTKSAQELHPDPLPFKNGQLIISKVFLGRSVALKEGVPVDPTNYPKAHSIRSFSQNHQSSYKTAPAAEIQCSLKGSCCDCLQRQTQWFVFDHELVLPEYLVHFEYITQEGVQHPSPNDGDLDPAGDPKVTSNDLARDDEVLAMEPILKPRAKLLSLDEKTLLNVARANVLSQITVLNLHGNRLSKLKEISRLTALRHLTISFNELTQLDDISHLPNLENVDASFNHISTLEGLRGMPRLKQLDLAWNQLSYAREETAVLRKHAPALLRLDTRHNPWHKCESIRMLVLGRLRSLTHLDDVLITEEEAAAAVQVAMGSRINQACLLAHARTDAERPRSLSLLSAAQLLTHLKPSPFDPRYDLQPGWTSKITALNLDGQGLTRLSNLDKLVNLRWASFNNNELSRVEGLDNCSLLEELSLDNNCLCKLDGISQLHRLTRLSVSGNQLTALDGSILDRLPNLHFLSAENNALHSLYGIQRARLLFELYLGNNKISTTRDIYNLKVLTNLIILDLYGNPLLEKLESYRIYVVFHLPSLKALNGVAVEVSECDNAKDTFGGRLTPDMVAEKLGHSNYKEITELNMQSCSVRVVDLAPPELFQNLHSINLEHNNLTSFSGLIFLPKVKALCLNHNHIESILPRQKMPIQMSNRQILYHKVSSSGYGQQGSNKANRDWDPGDSAEPLMSSLEVLHLSHNGITNLANLQLSRLTNLKALFLQGNDISQVEGLEGLYTLRELVLDQNRIRVLNENSFCSQTSLLELHMSENRLRELTHLQPLPQLRRLFLSMNKLEELTELEKLEVLPSLIELSVVGNPVARRSLHRPGVVLRLSRLQVLDGLMVTLEERTRAELLSTDTQYSAMDMTLPTLLPYISRATTVRGGATGTLLGQEILLDSTHSHTCKKQKQGRGGQPEVVHAVRGAGSLLPSTHKILLTYPDEENRFQSNNGPKPPHM; this is encoded by the exons AAAGTATGTCAAGATGGAAGTGGTATTTCATCGTTGGAGGTGTTCTTCTCGGGGTACCCACGTATGGTTggtctctccttctttccccgACTCTCCAAACTCGTCATCATGGGCCAGAGTGTGACCCATATTCAGGGATTGGAGCACTGCCCTCTGCTTAAAGAACTTTGGGTCGCAGAATGCCAGTTGAAG GAAATTTCCAGATTGCATAACTGCCTTCAGCTTCAAAAGTTGTATCTGTATGACAATCGCATTAGTGAAATTGCAAATCTGGAACTACTTGTAAACCTTGAAATTTTGTGGCTCAACAGCAACCTCATCACCAAGATAGAG GGActggaaacacttgaaaaactGAAGGAACTGAACCTCGCAGAAAATGCCATAGAAAGGATCG GACACAGTCTGGATCCCAACATCAATCTACAAAACCTCAACCTCTCAGGAAACCAAATCAGCTCATTTAAG GAGCTGACCCCCCTGGCAGCACTGGGCCAGCTGAAGGAGTTGGGCCTGCAGGACCCCCAGTCTGGGCCCAACCCTGTGTGTCTGCTGTACAACTACGCCACTCACCTGCTCTACCACCTACCTCAGCTGCAGCGCCTGGACACACACCGCATCTCCAGCAAGCAGATCAAGGATACAGCAGAG TCCACCGTGTTGAAGAAGATGATGTACTACAGCATGCGCGTGCGCTTAGTCCAGAGGCAGCTTGACGAGACTCAAGCCAGACTGCTGGAGCAGAGAAATGGTCGCCTGCAGCTGCCCTGGGACAGAATCCACATGCTCACCTGCACCCTGAAGACG ctggagctggagctctCTGAGATGCAGGCCACTGGCAGGAGATCAGCCCGCACCTGGGAGGAGGTAGCGTCTCCCGCAACTGAAGGCTCCGGAGACCCCGGCGACACGCTGTCCGAACTAAGCCGTGACCCGGGCCAGGAGCAGAGGCTGCTGGGTAAACTGGACGCCATCAGGGAGAGGCTGCGCCTCTGGAACCAGAGAATGGAAGA AGTAGAGGCACAGCACAGGCGAGAGGTGAAGCTGGCTACAGACAGGAAGGAGATGACGGAGCACTTCCTGGTGCTTGAGCTGGAGACAGTGGGCAACATCCGCTTTGAGGAGGGCAGCACCAGCGAcacctg GTTTACTTCCTGTTATGACCTGCTGCTGTCCCGTTTCTGTGCATGGGACTATTCCAAATATGGCGTCACTGGCATCAAAGTCAAGCACATCATCCGGGTCCATAACCGCGCTCTGCGGCTGCGCTTCGAGAACAAACTCCACAGCCTGCTGGCCAGTAAAGACTCCCAGCTCTTCTCACA GAACTATAAGCGGGGGCTGGATTACCTGTTCTATGTGCCTGATCCGGAACATGCTCCAGAGGAAAATGAAATTCTGCACATCTTAGAAAATGGCTTTAAAACTGCTGATCACTACAAg ACATTAGGAAGAGAGCGAGCAGTGCCACTGTCCAACAGTCTAAGTGGTTGCGAACACCTACGAATGAATGCTATCCGGAGGCAGAGCACCAAGAGTGCACAGGAGCTGCACCCAGACCCCTTACCTTTCAAAAACG gtCAGCTCATCATCTCAAAGGTGTTTCTGGGCCGTAGTGTGGCGCTTAAGGAAGGAGTACCTGTAGACCCCACCAACTATCCCAAAGCCCATTCCATACGCAGCTTCAGCCAGAACCACCAGAGCTCATACAAGACTGCACCTGCAGCAG aaaTTCAGTGCTCTCTCAAAGGCTCGTGCTGTGATTGTCTTCAGCGTCAGACGCAGTGGTTTGTGTTTGATCATGAGCTGGTGCTGCCAGAGTACCTCGTCCACTTTGAGTACATCACGCAG GAAGGGGTTCAGCATCCATCACCAAATGATGGTGACCTTGACCCTGCCGGTGATCCAAAAGTGACCTCCAATGACTTGGCTCGAGATGATGAGGTGCTGGCTATGGAACCCATACTGAAGCCCCGAGCAAAGCTCCTGAGCCTGGATGAAAAGACCCTCCTGAACGTTGCCAGAGCCAACGTGCTCAGCCAGATCACT GTGCTGAATCTCCATGGTAATCGCCTGAGTAAACTGAAGGAGATCTCTCGTCTGACGGCCCTCCGCCACCTGACCATCAGTTTCAATGAGCTCACACAGTTGGATGACATCTCACACCTG CCTAACCTGGAGAATGTGGACGCCAGCTTTAACCACATCTCCACTCTAGAGGGTTTAAGGGGCATGCCGCGTCTCAAGCAGCTGGACCTGGCCTGGAACCAGCTGAGCTACGCCCGCGAAGAGACCGCCGTCCTGCGCAAGCACGCCCCTGCCCTCCTGCGGCTGGACACGCGCCACAACCCCTGGCACAAG TGTGAGTCGATACGGATGCTGGTGTTGGGCCGACTCAGGAGCCTCACTCACCTGGACGACGTCCTCATcacggaggaggaggcagcCGCAGCGGTCCAGGTCGCCATGGGCTCCAGGATCAACCAG gCCTGCCTGTTGGCTCATGCCCGCACAGACGCTGAGCGACCGCGTAGCCTCAGCTTGCTCTCGGCAGCTCAGCTTCTCACTCACCTGAAACCCTCGCCCTTTGACCCTCGCTATGACCTGCAACCTGGTTGGACCAGCAAG atCACTGCCCTGAATCTGGATGGCCAGGGCCTGACACGCCTCTCTAACCTGGACAAGCTGGTGAACCTGCGCTGGGCCTCGTTCAACAACAACGAGCTGAGCCGTGTGGAGGGCCTGGACAACTGCAGCCTGCTGGAAGAGCTGTCTCTAGATAACAACTGCCTCTGCAAGCTGGATG GTATCTCCCAGCTCCACCGCCTCACTCGTCTCAGTGTGAGTGGGAACCAGCTGACCGCGCTGGATGGCTCCATCCTCGACCGCCTCCCCAACCTTCACTTCCTGTCCGCAGAGAACAATGCCCTTCACTCCCTGTATGGAATTCAGAGGGCACGCTTACTCTTTGAGCTGTATTTGGGCAACAATAAAATTTCCACCACCAGGGATATCTATAACCTCAAG GTGCTGACAAACCTGATTATCCTGGACCTGTATGGGAACCCGCTGCTGGAGAAGCTGGAGAGCTACCGCATCTATGTGGTGTTCCATCTACCTTCCCTCAAAGCCTTGAATGGGGTGGCTGTG GAAGTGTCTGAGTGTGACAATGCCAAGGATACATTTGGCGGGAGACTGACACCAGATATGGTAGCAGAGAAGCTTGGCCATTCCAACTACAAAGAAATTACAGAGCTGAATATGCAGTCCTGTTCCGTCAG GGTGGTGGATCTAGCTCCCCCTGAACTGTTCCAGAATCTTCACAGCATCAATCTAGAGCACAACAATCTTACCTCATTCAGTGGCCTTATCTTCCTACCCAAAGTCaag gcTCTTTGCCTGAACCACAACCACATTGAATCCATCTTACCTCGCCAGAAGATGCCTATACAAATGAGCAATAGACAGATTCTTTACCATAAGGTCAGCTCTAGTGGATACGGGCAACAAGGCTCCAACAAGGCCAATCG GGATTGGGATCCAGGAGACAGTGCCGAACCGCTGATGTCCAGTCTGGAGGTTCTCCATCTGAGTCACAATGGCATCACAAATTTGGCCAATTTACAGTTGAGCAGGCTGACCAATCTGAAAGCTCTCTTTCTGCAAG gaaatgacatcagTCAGGTGGAGGGGCTGGAGGGCTTGTACACCCTGCGTGAGTTGGTTCTGGACCAGAACCGGATCAGAGTTCTGAATGAGAACTCGTTCTGCTCACAGACATCCCTCTTGGAGCTGCACATGTCTGAGAACCGACTGCGCGAGCTCACTCACCTGCAGCCACTGCCACAGCTGCGCCGGCTCTTCCTCAGTATGAACAAGCTGGAG GAGCTGACTGAACTAGAGAAATTGGAGGTTCTACCATCCCTAATAGAGCTTTCGGTAGTTGGAAACCCA gTGGCACGGCGCTCCCTCCACAGGCCAGGAGTGGTATTGCGCCTCTCCAGACTGCAGGTGCTGGATGGACTCATGGTCACACTAGAGGAGCGAACCAGGGCTGAGCTgctaagcacagacacacag TATTCTGCTATGGACATGACCCTCCCTACTCTGTTGCCATACATCTCCCGGGCAACTACAGTGAGAGGTGGTGCTACCGGAACACTGCTGGGGCAGGAGATTCTCTTGgacagtacacactcacacacat GTAAGAAACAGAAACAAGGTCGTGGAGGTCAGCCTGAAGTTGTGCATGCGGTCAGAGGCGCGGGCAGCCTACTGCCCAGCACTCACAAAATCCTCCTCACATACCCTGATGAAGAGAatag GTTCCAGAGCAACAATGGGCCAAAACCTCCACACATGTAG
- the pcnx4 gene encoding pecanex-like protein 4, whose translation MGPEVPLLNDYKQEFFWKRFPQTLLGGPRLKLGYCAPPYVYLHQLLLFLTPCMLGGVGTVLYQVGVLGDAYAATLSGGLMLAVAATLQTLAQCVARRTGVVQRLSAQNNILADEEEVEFSHCVAPETVRFIVPGKKFMVNVVLHTLLAGMLCGLGTWYLLPGSLIGLYGGMGAAMPVFALSWVTLCSGEYALIVNTPPETATFQPQDTYEITALTRPLYILIFIAVDLVYRLTDPMNELRLACQVLHVVFVVLPVLWALGTLPPPDALLLWAMEQVLVLGLGGSAMATNLRLLVMFLVSASVAVSTYFIPSTLGIVLFTVGMGYLLSLDGSQLGAVFRSRRAQSRALSLGLKGLPLGLIFLAGAMADGGLLHHYLFEHPTQTGNLSLEGPPTEELPSVSLHGVQAAVAYALICLLVLSKGLREIQGVFLLGGTLRNPLYPKQTGCSQAFRRSSRGLRLAGYLRRVLLNLVSPFAMITFLALDGSLLDLHTASLAVGFTRAFRMVWQSSEDALLQMVVVVLIRLGSEGAPATGWHSLGTGVQLLVVGLLIDRASQFISKLKFALTVIVTSWTETKQRRQSTSAMLMLNAVLFPLLLGELVLSALLSAPLLPLFTLPIFLVGFPRPLRSWPGTPGTACPCPDSVYYQQLSARLASALRGAIACGALGAAPPGSHFLCRFQDRVMWLTLLERGYGYCTLNIKGLELQETSCHTLEARRMDEVFEAALAQSHAPNQWRQLLNPHWGNTLTPCCALPVRLYSDARNVLTGIIDSHEHLRKLRADYVKVLLWLLLQRCAQRDRLTPPLQEKAPLSPGADSGSSQRALQRDTQFSTTHLPGSHSSSFSSSSSMSTSSSPGQRGSLSSSADWLDDDDLFGPQVARRPVPAPRERNFSLPGSVEVLSLYENMALSALPPLRPLGLGLPAADRGSSDGGGGGLHEASFLPAAGPRRLSGPHAQLLPSEWRTAAPLAPPQMLQLQPLVPADWFHFAVGRLAAGGQHAAALLQEERDALELFSQVALSCLVALGLEAEQPSPSLVFRLYGGGAPWSEALDWLKGRRELHQLALKAFRYSFKLLFDQASLGAMESAEELQATLDEYEHHWYIGTATDHGWQESVRQEKPFLFSLGHDLAMGTYTGRVLTLQEQLVYVGHVCAEGVRGQWANLSWELLYATNDDEERYSIQAHPVLLRNLTVQAADPPLGYPIYSSAPLHLGCL comes from the exons ATGGGGCCTGAAGTTCCCCTGCTCAACGACTACAAGCAGGAGTTCTTCTGGAAGCGCTTTCCACAGACTCTGCTGGGGGGTCCGCGCCTCAAACTGGGCTACTGTGCCCCCCCATATGTCTACCTGCACCAGCTGCTCTTGTTCCTCACACCCTGCATGCTTGGCGGGGTGGGCACTGTGCTATACCAGGTAGGCGTGCTGGGCGATGCCTATGCTGCCACGCTCTCAGGGGGACTCATGCTGGCTGTGGCCGCCACGCTGCAGACCTTGGCACAGTGCGTGGCGCGGAGGACCGGGGTTGTCCAGCGTCTCTCGGCACAGAACAACATCCTGGCAGACGAAGAGGAGGTGGAGTTCTCACACTGCGTGGCCCCAGAGACCGTGCGCTTCATCGTGCCCGGGAAGAAGTTCATGGTCAACGTTGTCCTGCACACGCTGTTGGCTGGCATGCTGTGCGGTCTGGGGACCTGGTATCTGCTGCCCGGCAGCTTGATAGGTCTGTATGGGGGCATGGGTGCAGCAATGCCAGTCTTTGCCCTCAGCTGGGTGACACTGTGCAGCGGGGAGTACGCTCTGATCGTCAACACACCCCCAGAGACGGCCACGTTCCAGCCCCAGGACACCTATGAGATCACAGCACTCACCAGACCTTTGTACATTCTGATCTTCATTGCTGTCGACCTGGTCTACAG ATTGACAGACCCAATGAATGAGTTGCGGTTGGCATGTCAGGTGCTCCACGTGGTGTTTGTGGTGCTGCCCGTGCTGTGGGCACTGGGCACGCTGCCCCCTCCTGATGCCCTGCTGCTGTGGGCCATGGAGCAGGTTCTGGTGCTGGGGCTCGGCGGCTCTGCCATGGCCACAAATCTCAG GCTACTGGTGATGTTCCTGGTGTCAGCATCCGTGGCTGTGAGCACCTACTTCATCCCCTCCACTCTGGGTATAGTGCTCTTCACTGTCGGCATGGGCTACCTGCTGAGCCTGGACGGGAGCCAGCTGGGCGCGGTGTTCAGGTCCAGGCGGGCCCAGTCCCGCGCTCTCTCCCTGGGCCTGAAGGGCCTGCCGCTGGGCCTGATCTTTCTGGCCGGAGCCATGGCGGACGGGGGTCTGCTCCACCACTACCTCTTTGAGCACCCCACCCAGACAGGGAACCTCAGCCTGGAGGGACCTCCCACGGAGGAGCTGCCCTCTGTCAGTCTCCACGGTGTCCAAGCGGCAGTGGCCTATGCACTCATCTGTCTCCTGGTTCTCAGCAAGGGACTGAGGGAGATCCAGGGGGTGTTCCTGCTGGGAGGCACCCTAAGGAACCCCCTGTACCCCAAACAGACGGGCTGCTCTCAGGCCTTCAGACGCAGCAGTAGGGGTCTTCGCCTGGCTGGCTATCTTAGGAGGGTCTTGCTCAATCTGG TGTCTCCCTTTGCCATGATTACTTTCCTGGCTCTGGATGGATCTCTGTTGGACCTGCACACAGCATCACTAGCTGTGGGCTTCACGCGAGCTTTCAGAATG GTGTGGCAGAGCTCGGAGGATGCCCTGCtccagatggtggtggtggtgctgataAGGCTCGGCTCAGAGGGGGCACCAGCTACAGGGTGGCACAGCCTGGGCACAGGGGTGCAGCTGCTGGTG GTGGGCTTGCTGATTGACCGCGCCTCCCAGTTTATTTCCAAGCTGAAGTTTGCCCTCACCGTGATCGTCACGTCGTGGACTGAGACGAAACAGCGCCGCCAGTCCACCAGTGCCATGTTGATGCTGAACGCAGTGCTATTCCCGCTCCTGCTGGGGGAGCTGGTGCTCTCCGCCCTCCTCTCAGCGCCCCTCCTGCCCCTCTTCACTCTGCCCATCTTTCTGGTGGGCTTCCCCCGACCCCTGCGCTCCTGGCCGGGCACCCCCGGCACTGCCTGCCCCTGCCCAGACTCGGTGTACTACCAGCAGCTCAGCGCCCGCCTGGCGTCTGCCCTCAGGGGAGCCATCGCATGTGGCGCCCTTG GTGCAGCCCCGCCTGGCTCTCACTTCCTGTGTCGTTTCCAGGACAGGGTGATGTGGCTCACGCTACTAGAGCGCGGTTATGGATACTGTACTCTCAACATCAAG GGTTTAGAGCTCCAGGAGACGTCGTGTCACACGCTGGAGGCCCGGCGCATGGACGAGGTGTTCGAGGCAGCCCTGGCTCAGTCCCACGCGCCCAACCAGTGGCGTCAGCTGCTAAACCCCCACTGGGGCAACACGCTGACGCCCTGCTGCGCCCTGCCCGTGCGCCTCTACTCGGACGCGCGCAACGTGCTCACGGGCATCATCGACTCGCACGAGCACCTGCGCAAGCTGCGCGCCGACTACGTGAAGGTGCTGCTGTGGCTACTGCTGCAGCGCTGTGCCCAGAGGGACCGGCTGACACCCCCGTTGCAGGAGAAGGCACCGCTGTCGCCGGGCGCAGACAGCGGCAGCTCCCAGCGTGCTTTGCAGCGGGACACGCAGTTCTCCACCACCCACCTCCCGGGCTCCCACTCCTCGTCCTTCTCTTCGTCCTCCTCCATGTCGACGTCCTCCTCGCCGGGTCAGCGCGGCAGCCTCAGCTCCTCGGCCGACTGGCTGGACGACGATGACCTCTTCGGGCCGCAGGTGGCGCGCCGGCCCGTCCCGGCGCCCCGGGAGAGGAACTTCTCCCTTCCCGGCTCCGTGGAGGTGCTGAGCCTGTACGAGAACATGGCGCTCTCAGCGCTGCCCCCGCTGCGGCCGCTGGGCCTGGGGCTGCCGGCTGCTGACCGCGGCAGCAGCGACGGCGGCGGCGGTGGCCTGCACGAGGCGTCCTTCCTACCCGCCGCGGGGCCGCGGCGTCTCAGCGGCCCGCACGCGCAGCTCCTGCCGAGCGAGTGGCGGACGGCTGCCCCCCTGGCCCCGCCACAGATGCTCCAGCTGCAGCCGCTAGTCCCCGCCGACTGGTTCCACTTTGCCGTGGGCCGGCTGGCGGCGGGGGGCCAGCATGCCGCCGCGCTcctgcaggaggagagggacgCACTGGAGCTCTTTAGCCAGGTGGCACTCTCCTGCCTGGTGGCGCTAGGCCTGGAGGCAGAGCAGCCCAGCCCCAGCCTGGTGTTCCGCCTCTACGGAGGGGGGGCTCCCTGGAGCGAGGCTCTGGATTGGctgaaggggaggagagagctgCATCAGCTGGCCCTGAAAGCATTTAG GTACAGCTTCAAGCTGCTGTTTGACCAGGCGAGCCTGGGGGCGATGGAGAGCGCGGAGGAGCTCCAGGCCACTCTGGACGAGTACGAGCACCACTGGTACATCGGCACAGCGACAGACCACGGCTGGCAGGAGAGCGTGCGTCAGGAAAAGCCCTTCCTCTTCTCGCTGGGTCACGACCTTGCTATG gggACGTACACTGGCCGTGTGCTAACCCTGCAGGAGCAGCTGGTGTACGTGGGTCACGTGTGCGCCGAGGGCGTGCGGGGCCAGTGGGCTAACCTCTCCTGGGAGCTCCTGTACGCCACCAACGACGATGAGGAGCGCTACAGCATCCAGGCCCACCCGGTGCTCCTGAGGAACCTGACCGTACAGGCTGCTGACCCGCCCCTGGGCTACCCCATCTACTCATCCGCCCCCCTGCACCTGGGCTGCCTCTAG
- the dhrs7 gene encoding dehydrogenase/reductase SDR family member 7 — protein sequence MCELDGLLPMDMSIGCILLMVATVYAVVQMSRFIFADADFTLLWATSFGKKPEAQLKGRVVWITGASSGIGEELAYQLAQIGTQLVLSARRENELERVKRECLGRSRLHEENILVLPLDLLDRKTHEAKTAAVLEHFGKIDVLINNGGRSQRSLCLETNMEVYEALMELNFLGTVSLTKQVLPHMIQKGTGTVTTVSSVAGIAGAPLLTGYSASKHALQGFFNSLRIEVADYPGITISTICPGPVQSQIVQNAFTEKLNKPLSQAGDQQHKMTTARCVRLILCGLANHVKEMWIGHQPFLLFFYVWQYTPTLAWFVTSILGKKRIQNFKAGLDADAAYFTKPKVP from the exons ATGTGTGAGTTAGATGGATTATTACCCATGGACATGTCCATTGGTTGCATTTTACTCATGGTCGCAACTGTTTATGCAGTCGTGCAGATGTCCCGTTTTATCTTCGCCGATGCCGACTTCACATTGCTTTGGGCAACCTCTTTTGGAAAAAAGCCTG AGGCTCAACTGAAGGGCCGGGTTGTGTGGATCACTGGAGCATCCAGCGGCATTGGTGAAGAGCTGGCCTACCAGTTGGCCCAGATTGGTACTCAGCTGGTCTTGTCAGCACGCCGAGAGAATGAGCTGGAAAGAGTAAAGCGAGAGTGTTTGG GACGGTCTAGACTACATGAAGAGAATATTCTTGTTCTTCCGCTTGATCTGCTGGACCGAAAGACTCATGAGGCAAAAACAGCAGCTGTACTTGAGCATTTTGGAAAA ATTGATGTTCTCATAAACAATGGTGGACGCAGTCAGCGATCACTCTGCTTGGAGACCAATATGGAGGTGTATGAGGCTCTTATGGAGCTCAACTTCCTGGGGACGGTGTCCCTCACAAAGCAAGTGCTTCCCCACATGATTCAGAAGGGTACGGGCACTGTGACCACAGTCAGCAGCGTAGCGGGCATCGCAGGGGCACCTCTGCTCACGGGCTATTCTGCCAGCAAACACGCACTGCAG GGCTTTTTTAACTCACTGCGGATTGAGGTAGCTGATTACCCTGGAATCACCATCAGCACTATCTGCCCCGGACCAGTGCAATCACAGATTGTCCAGAATGCCTTCACAGAAAAGCTGAACAAA CCATTGTCTCAGGCCGGAGATCAGCAGCACAAGATGACTACCGCTCGCTGCGTACGACTCATTTTGTGCGGATTGGCGAATCATGTGAAGGAGATGTGGATTGGCCACCAGccatttctgttgtttttctATGTGTGGCAGTACACACCCACATTAGCCTGGTTTGTGACTAGTATACTGGGGAAGAAGAGGATTCAGAATTTCAAGGCTGGACTG GATGCAGACGCAGCTTACTTCACAAAGCCAAAGGTCCCCTGA